In Candidatus Berkelbacteria bacterium, the following are encoded in one genomic region:
- a CDS encoding SGNH/GDSL hydrolase family protein, with the protein MKRVLLWLVAVIVLGGIITGGYFYWRSRQVTPSPSQPFNLLILGDSIAQGVGSVENDNTLETYITDSLRPRYGEFTSENKAVPGSKTEDVLNDQLTKLQREHYAALVIFIGTNDITHLVIPSKFEANYDAIAKILTAKADVVVLANIPQFSNTPIVPKSIQSIADYRTRSYNNKIDNIANSYSNMRMFNFYSFSQNRLHGETDYIGQDGFHPNDEGYKLIGEEIVQKILN; encoded by the coding sequence ATGAAGCGCGTTTTGTTGTGGCTTGTGGCGGTTATCGTTTTAGGCGGAATTATTACCGGCGGCTATTTTTACTGGCGAAGTCGCCAAGTTACACCTAGTCCATCCCAACCGTTTAATCTTTTGATTCTCGGCGACAGTATTGCGCAGGGCGTCGGATCGGTTGAGAACGACAATACGCTCGAAACTTATATCACCGATTCTCTCCGTCCTCGTTACGGCGAGTTTACATCCGAGAACAAAGCTGTCCCGGGCTCAAAGACCGAAGATGTTTTAAACGACCAGCTGACAAAACTCCAGCGCGAGCATTACGCGGCCTTGGTGATATTCATCGGTACAAACGATATTACTCATTTAGTTATCCCCTCGAAATTCGAGGCCAATTACGACGCTATTGCCAAAATACTTACCGCAAAGGCAGATGTTGTGGTCTTGGCAAACATTCCCCAGTTTTCCAATACTCCGATTGTCCCTAAAAGTATTCAGAGTATCGCTGACTATCGGACAAGAAGTTACAACAACAAAATCGACAATATCGCCAATAGTTACTCGAATATGCGAATGTTTAACTTTTATAGTTTTTCTCAAAACCGCCTGCACGGCGAGACGGATTATATTGGCCAAGACGGCTTTCATCCAAATGACGAGGGCTACAAGTTGATCGGCGAAGAAATAGTTCAGAAGATACTCAACTAG
- a CDS encoding VCBS repeat domain-containing M23 family metallopeptidase: MPNDTSVAAAAGGEVWNYYYPGPSNYGNLLAIKHTAGHRSRYAHLGSSLKANGADVSQGEEIAKSGNSGGPWCQEYNQQGECTRWASPYHLHFESRINAGDGNHLAGTAVDPYSSGDYLWSTNPPTLASHNTTVSLSASKIYSQLGKRVALTWSSTNATSVVSSNFGASSVSGSASLKPLRTTTYNITVNGPGGNASSQVTVNVSPLADFTRDTLSDLAAEYQPYGSWWVGVNTGGAFNSMNAWLYNQLIGTSVSILNGDYNGDGYMDIAARDISSGNWWVALNQGNNTFSTMQQVLSAQAGGTDYDVLGGDFNGDGLADFGVKYRPLGRWSVSINQGSLSFTSFWTWLDGQLGGNDSDTFSGDFNYDGFTDVGGRYRPSGGWWIANNQGNSSFGSMTQWLTNQGGGNDWDTLSADFNGDGYTDIGGLYRPNGDWWIGTNTQGSSFNSLNTWLTGQAGGTGWNTFYGYFNNDAYADIGGRYGAYGDWWIGLNTGSQFGSMTKWLANNAAGAGWNVINARSE; the protein is encoded by the coding sequence TTGCCGAACGATACATCGGTGGCTGCGGCAGCAGGCGGCGAAGTGTGGAACTACTACTACCCTGGGCCGAGCAATTACGGAAACCTGCTCGCAATAAAGCACACCGCAGGTCACAGATCGCGCTATGCTCATCTCGGCTCCTCGCTGAAGGCAAATGGAGCAGATGTTAGCCAGGGAGAGGAAATAGCGAAATCCGGGAACTCAGGAGGGCCGTGGTGTCAGGAATATAACCAGCAAGGGGAATGCACGCGCTGGGCGTCGCCTTACCATCTTCATTTTGAATCGCGGATTAACGCAGGGGATGGCAACCATTTAGCAGGAACAGCGGTGGATCCCTATTCTTCGGGTGACTACCTGTGGTCCACCAACCCTCCAACTCTTGCCAGTCATAACACCACGGTGTCTCTATCGGCAAGCAAGATCTACTCTCAGTTGGGTAAGAGGGTCGCGTTGACCTGGTCGTCAACGAACGCAACAAGTGTAGTAAGCAGTAACTTCGGGGCATCGTCTGTTAGTGGCAGCGCCAGCCTCAAGCCACTGCGGACTACAACTTACAACATCACTGTCAACGGTCCAGGTGGGAACGCGAGCTCGCAGGTTACAGTAAATGTTTCTCCATTGGCTGATTTCACGCGTGATACGCTGTCTGATCTGGCTGCGGAGTATCAGCCGTACGGTAGCTGGTGGGTGGGGGTGAACACGGGTGGGGCTTTCAACTCAATGAATGCTTGGCTCTACAACCAGCTGATTGGCACCAGCGTCAGTATCCTCAACGGCGATTACAACGGCGACGGCTACATGGATATTGCTGCCCGGGATATCAGCAGCGGCAACTGGTGGGTGGCTTTAAATCAAGGCAATAACACTTTTAGCACCATGCAGCAGGTCTTGTCGGCACAAGCCGGTGGCACCGACTACGATGTGTTGGGCGGTGATTTCAACGGCGACGGGCTGGCTGACTTCGGCGTGAAGTATCGGCCGCTTGGCAGATGGTCTGTTTCTATAAACCAAGGCAGCCTGTCGTTCACCTCGTTCTGGACTTGGCTTGATGGGCAACTCGGCGGAAACGACAGCGACACCTTCAGCGGCGACTTCAACTATGACGGCTTTACCGATGTTGGCGGCAGATATCGCCCGAGTGGAGGTTGGTGGATCGCGAACAACCAGGGCAACAGCTCGTTCGGCTCAATGACGCAGTGGCTAACTAACCAAGGCGGTGGCAACGACTGGGACACGCTGAGCGCCGATTTTAATGGCGACGGTTACACCGATATCGGTGGGCTCTACCGACCGAACGGCGACTGGTGGATCGGCACCAATACCCAAGGCAGCTCGTTCAACAGCCTTAACACTTGGCTGACCGGGCAGGCTGGCGGCACGGGCTGGAACACTTTCTACGGCTACTTCAACAACGACGCGTATGCCGACATCGGTGGCCGGTACGGCGCTTACGGCGACTGGTGGATCGGCCTCAATACAGGCAGTCAGTTCGGCAGTATGACGAAATGGCTGGCCAATAACGCGGCTGGTGCGGGCTGGAACGTTATCAACGCTCGTAGCGAGTAG
- the eno gene encoding phosphopyruvate hydratase translates to MEGTNKATIESVVGEIIHDSRGDETLQATVRLSSGSVATSAVPGGGGSKGKFEAVMIDPKQSVAFIKDEIERALVGKDPTTQQELDGIMRELDGTADKSRLGANTILSVSLALARVSANELKLPLYRYIGFLDSRQAFSVPIPMMNLINGGKHADNNLEIQEFMVIPDRIETYHAQLSAGKLIFSTLGQMLRAVSPVLPIGDEGGYAPMLDTNEIAMDYLRQAIVQSGYKPWDEVSIALDIAASSLPETFEISPERYLGLLKDFPILSIEDPFGEEAWDDWATFRTKMDESNSSFKKLMLVGDDLFVTNPERLRQGIDKKAANSILVKLNQIGTVSETLEVIQIARQAGYLIVVSHRSGETLDDFIADFAVGVGAQFIKTGCPNDAHPERMTKYRRLLTIEQELGHAAIV, encoded by the coding sequence ATGGAGGGGACAAACAAAGCAACTATTGAAAGCGTCGTCGGCGAGATTATCCACGACTCGCGAGGCGACGAGACACTTCAAGCCACAGTCAGGCTAAGTTCCGGCAGCGTCGCTACTTCAGCTGTACCGGGCGGTGGTGGCTCCAAAGGCAAGTTTGAAGCGGTCATGATCGATCCTAAGCAGTCGGTAGCTTTCATTAAAGATGAAATAGAACGGGCGCTTGTCGGCAAAGATCCAACTACGCAACAGGAGCTAGACGGGATCATGCGTGAACTCGATGGTACCGCCGATAAATCCCGGCTTGGCGCCAACACAATTTTGAGCGTTTCGTTAGCTTTAGCCAGGGTTAGCGCTAACGAGCTGAAATTACCACTTTACCGCTATATTGGTTTCTTAGATTCTCGCCAAGCGTTTAGCGTGCCGATCCCGATGATGAATCTCATCAACGGCGGCAAACACGCCGACAATAATCTAGAAATTCAGGAATTTATGGTTATTCCGGATCGTATCGAGACTTATCACGCCCAACTTTCCGCCGGCAAACTAATTTTCAGCACTTTAGGACAAATGTTGCGTGCGGTTTCTCCGGTTCTCCCTATTGGTGATGAGGGCGGCTACGCGCCGATGCTCGACACCAATGAGATAGCGATGGATTATTTGCGCCAAGCGATAGTTCAATCTGGCTATAAACCCTGGGATGAGGTTTCTATCGCGCTTGATATCGCCGCCTCGAGCTTGCCGGAAACTTTTGAAATTTCGCCAGAACGCTACCTCGGTTTGTTGAAAGATTTTCCAATTTTGTCGATTGAAGACCCGTTTGGCGAAGAAGCTTGGGATGATTGGGCGACTTTCCGCACTAAAATGGACGAATCAAACTCGAGCTTCAAGAAACTAATGCTTGTCGGGGATGATTTATTTGTCACCAATCCAGAACGCTTGCGTCAGGGCATCGACAAGAAGGCCGCCAACTCAATTCTGGTCAAGTTGAACCAGATCGGTACCGTCTCTGAAACGCTTGAAGTCATTCAAATCGCCCGACAAGCTGGGTACTTGATCGTTGTCTCGCATCGCTCTGGCGAGACGCTCGATGATTTTATCGCTGATTTCGCAGTAGGTGTAGGCGCGCAGTTTATTAAAACCGGCTGTCCAAACGACGCTCATCCGGAGCGCATGACAAAATACCGCAGGTTATTAACTATTGAACAAGAGTTGGGCCATGCCGCAATCGTCTAA
- a CDS encoding bifunctional phosphoglucose/phosphomannose isomerase yields the protein MSEQIVVLDEGGMLGKIHDLPNQFEKAWTSLWTKDVDVNIKGVTNVIICGMGGSGISGLLLQELTREASTVPIHVWSDYSLPGWVNEDTLVIACSFSGDTEETLDAVKVAVEKKCRIAAITSGGKLAELSKIHNFPIVSVTYESSPRAAIGWLYGSLLTLMAKLELVGVKENNYFQALDELKKTVDKKIFPPKAEELAISLNNKIPLIFAHSPLASLAKRWVNQLNENSKTFAFAGVVPELCHNTIVGTEFAVPEKLMILYLESKYGFSRNNARHKILHKWFDKEHIPFVPLSVKSGSLLAEQWLLIYFGDLLSFYLAGVYGADPSPIEPIKFLKEELGKL from the coding sequence ATGAGCGAACAAATTGTAGTCCTTGACGAGGGCGGGATGCTCGGCAAGATTCATGACCTACCAAACCAGTTCGAGAAGGCCTGGACGTCGCTATGGACTAAAGATGTCGACGTAAACATTAAGGGAGTAACTAACGTAATTATCTGTGGCATGGGTGGCTCCGGCATCTCCGGACTCCTCTTGCAAGAATTGACGCGTGAGGCCTCAACTGTGCCGATTCACGTCTGGTCAGACTACTCACTTCCTGGTTGGGTTAACGAAGACACTCTTGTTATTGCCTGCAGCTTCTCTGGGGATACCGAAGAAACGCTTGATGCGGTAAAAGTTGCCGTAGAAAAGAAATGTCGCATCGCTGCTATTACGAGTGGTGGCAAATTAGCCGAGCTTAGCAAAATTCACAATTTCCCCATCGTTAGCGTGACCTACGAATCGTCGCCGCGTGCTGCGATTGGTTGGCTGTACGGATCTCTGTTAACGCTTATGGCTAAGCTGGAGCTCGTTGGCGTAAAAGAAAATAACTATTTCCAGGCGCTAGATGAGTTGAAGAAAACCGTCGACAAAAAAATCTTTCCGCCCAAAGCCGAAGAGCTCGCCATCTCTTTGAATAATAAGATCCCACTAATTTTTGCCCATTCCCCTCTCGCTTCTCTGGCAAAGCGCTGGGTAAACCAACTTAACGAAAATAGCAAAACGTTTGCTTTTGCGGGTGTGGTGCCGGAGCTTTGTCATAACACCATTGTCGGGACTGAGTTTGCGGTGCCAGAAAAGTTGATGATTCTCTACCTGGAGTCAAAATACGGCTTCTCTCGTAATAACGCGCGCCACAAAATCTTGCACAAATGGTTCGATAAAGAGCATATTCCTTTCGTGCCGCTTTCGGTAAAATCTGGCTCGCTTTTGGCGGAACAATGGCTGCTAATCTATTTTGGCGACTTGCTTAGTTTTTATCTGGCCGGCGTTTACGGCGCCGACCCATCACCAATTGAGCCGATTAAGTTTCTAAAGGAAGAGCTGGGGAAGCTCTAA
- a CDS encoding class D sortase, with product MPIKQVTFNEEDIRKIFESETAGKKFKRLFIRTTRQILALGFLFVFFFTLINFGAFWTKLKYSIAAPTETTQSVPIEPPKPVVNYAPELIIPSINITAPIALNIQPSQVVEQLRNGVVHYADTALPGEIGNAVIIGHSSDYPWSVGNYKNIFALLDKLVIGDKITVPYGSQRFVYEVTESKIVKPSDLSPLKKSDAPKLTLITCYPVGTSQKRLVISAKLIEGEPTGYQLSEPFLEELPRAR from the coding sequence ATGCCTATTAAACAAGTTACCTTCAACGAGGAAGACATTCGCAAGATTTTCGAATCAGAGACTGCTGGTAAAAAATTCAAGCGCCTTTTTATCCGTACAACGCGCCAGATACTCGCGCTTGGGTTCTTGTTTGTTTTTTTCTTTACCCTTATTAACTTCGGCGCTTTTTGGACCAAACTAAAGTATTCTATTGCCGCCCCAACCGAAACTACGCAGTCCGTACCAATTGAGCCACCAAAACCCGTTGTTAATTACGCTCCGGAGTTAATCATCCCCAGCATCAACATAACTGCTCCGATAGCGTTGAACATCCAGCCTAGCCAGGTTGTAGAGCAATTACGTAACGGAGTCGTCCATTACGCTGACACCGCGCTTCCAGGCGAGATTGGCAATGCGGTTATCATCGGCCACTCATCTGACTACCCATGGAGTGTCGGAAATTATAAGAATATCTTTGCCCTTCTAGACAAACTTGTAATCGGGGACAAAATCACCGTTCCTTACGGCTCACAGCGTTTTGTATACGAGGTAACCGAATCCAAAATCGTTAAGCCATCAGATTTATCGCCGCTTAAGAAAAGTGACGCACCAAAACTGACGCTCATAACCTGCTATCCCGTTGGTACGTCGCAGAAGCGTTTGGTTATTTCCGCCAAGCTCATTGAAGGCGAGCCAACGGGCTATCAACTATCTGAGCCGTTTTTGGAAGAATTACCGCGCGCCCGTTAG
- a CDS encoding 2,3-bisphosphoglycerate-independent phosphoglycerate mutase: protein MPQSSNVPNGASAAPKAKYNRPKPVVLAVIDGWGVAPHWGGNAVTLAKIPFMNKAMQEFPHTTLQASGEGVGLPPNERGNSEVGHLNIGAGQVVLQYFPSITKAIQDKTFFSNEVILQGINQAKQNGKRVHIIGLVSPGGIHSHIEHLYALLEVAKQQQFTDVCIHAITDGRDTPPFVSQEFLADVTTKTQELGVGSICTVSGRYYSMDRDHRWERVEKSYRAMVEGVGPTAATPEAAVAAAYRDGFSDEFIPPTVIQGPKNTFKPIMDGDTVIFFNFRGDRAREITQALMKPNFEGFDRKKSVSNLYFVGFTYYEEGLPIHVAFRPHNVKKSLSGVISDAGMRQLHVAESEKYAHVTYFFNGGNEQPVKGEDRIVIPSPHVPSFDQVPEMSTVQIADTVIQNINRYDFIVLNFACPDMVGHTGNLRAAIQSCEAVDANLNKIAQAVAQAGGIFAITADHGNVEQMVNPKTGEPDTEHTNNPVPFIVTGNAVVNCQLRSGGILSDVAPTLLHILNIPKPAEMTGSSLLVVQPQVARSAASTL from the coding sequence ATGCCGCAATCGTCTAACGTGCCTAATGGCGCGTCGGCAGCGCCTAAGGCCAAATACAATCGTCCAAAACCGGTTGTCTTGGCGGTAATTGACGGGTGGGGTGTGGCGCCACACTGGGGCGGCAATGCTGTAACACTCGCCAAAATCCCCTTCATGAACAAGGCCATGCAAGAGTTTCCTCACACAACGCTGCAAGCTTCGGGCGAAGGTGTTGGCTTGCCGCCTAACGAACGCGGCAACTCAGAAGTCGGACACTTAAACATCGGTGCTGGCCAAGTTGTCTTGCAATATTTCCCTTCAATTACCAAAGCCATCCAGGACAAGACCTTTTTTAGTAACGAGGTAATCTTGCAAGGAATTAACCAGGCCAAGCAAAACGGTAAGCGGGTCCATATTATCGGCCTCGTCTCGCCTGGAGGAATTCATAGTCATATTGAACACCTCTACGCCCTGCTAGAAGTTGCTAAGCAACAGCAATTCACAGATGTTTGTATTCACGCTATTACTGATGGACGCGACACGCCGCCGTTTGTGTCGCAAGAGTTTCTTGCTGATGTTACCACTAAGACACAGGAGCTTGGTGTCGGCAGTATCTGCACCGTTTCCGGTCGTTACTACTCGATGGATCGTGACCACCGCTGGGAGCGAGTCGAAAAGTCGTACCGGGCGATGGTCGAAGGCGTTGGACCAACAGCTGCTACGCCTGAAGCGGCGGTTGCGGCCGCTTATAGAGACGGCTTTTCCGATGAGTTTATTCCTCCAACTGTTATTCAGGGACCAAAAAACACCTTTAAGCCCATTATGGATGGCGATACGGTAATTTTCTTCAATTTCCGTGGCGATAGGGCTCGGGAGATTACCCAGGCGTTGATGAAACCAAATTTTGAGGGCTTTGATCGTAAAAAGTCCGTTTCCAATCTCTACTTCGTCGGTTTTACTTATTACGAAGAAGGTCTGCCAATCCACGTGGCTTTCCGACCGCACAATGTTAAGAAATCATTGTCGGGGGTAATTAGCGATGCTGGGATGAGGCAGCTACACGTCGCTGAGAGTGAAAAGTACGCCCACGTTACCTACTTTTTTAATGGCGGTAATGAGCAGCCAGTTAAGGGCGAAGACCGTATCGTTATCCCCTCGCCACATGTCCCGAGTTTTGATCAAGTGCCCGAGATGTCGACTGTGCAAATTGCCGACACTGTTATTCAGAATATCAATCGGTACGACTTCATCGTTCTTAACTTTGCTTGCCCTGACATGGTCGGCCACACTGGCAACCTCCGTGCCGCGATTCAATCTTGTGAGGCAGTTGATGCCAATCTAAATAAGATCGCTCAGGCCGTTGCTCAAGCGGGTGGGATTTTCGCCATAACGGCTGACCATGGAAACGTTGAACAGATGGTCAACCCCAAAACTGGTGAACCAGACACAGAGCATACCAATAACCCGGTGCCATTTATCGTGACTGGTAACGCTGTGGTTAATTGCCAGCTGCGTTCGGGCGGGATACTTTCTGACGTGGCACCAACTTTATTGCATATTCTCAACATCCCTAAACCTGCCGAGATGACGGGTTCGTCACTTCTGGTGGTTCAGCCACAAGTTGCTCGCTCCGCAGCTTCTACTCTGTGA
- the purD gene encoding phosphoribosylamine--glycine ligase, producing the protein MLIVGSGGREHALAWKLCQSPKVNQVFVSPGNAGTDQIAQNVPISALSIDELAVFAAKNNIGLTVVGPDNALAAGIVDVFMSRGLRIFGPSQRAAAIESSKVFAKQLMETAGIPTASFRSFRQFDQALSYIRECNGPLVVKASGLALGKGVYPCHTTAQAEDALNKIMIQRIHGDAGDTVVVEDFLIGEEVSIHAICDGRHATLFPPSKDYKTINEGGCGENTGGMGSVTPVPGFKYNDLEPICSSIVGPALKALADLGAPFVGCLYPGLMITEDGIKTLECNARPGDPETQAYVRSYNGDLFDLFDSAVEGGVESFATSWRRGYAVCVVIASGGYPDPSCQTGFEIRGIEDAEKVPGVVVFHAGTRRDDCLRTAGGRVLGVTAVGDTLPEALENAYKGVAKISFEGMHYRRDIGADLLLRS; encoded by the coding sequence ATCCTAATCGTCGGCAGCGGCGGCAGAGAGCACGCGCTGGCGTGGAAACTCTGTCAATCGCCCAAGGTCAATCAAGTCTTTGTGTCGCCCGGCAACGCCGGCACCGACCAAATCGCCCAAAACGTGCCGATCTCGGCCCTGTCAATCGACGAACTTGCAGTTTTTGCGGCGAAGAACAATATCGGCCTGACAGTCGTCGGACCGGACAATGCGTTAGCGGCTGGGATCGTTGACGTCTTTATGAGTCGCGGCCTACGGATCTTTGGACCATCCCAGAGAGCAGCCGCAATCGAATCATCCAAAGTCTTCGCGAAGCAATTGATGGAGACTGCGGGGATACCAACCGCCTCTTTCAGAAGTTTCCGCCAGTTCGATCAAGCGCTCTCATACATTCGTGAGTGCAATGGGCCATTGGTTGTGAAAGCGAGCGGCCTGGCGCTTGGCAAAGGAGTTTATCCGTGCCATACAACAGCTCAGGCCGAGGACGCGTTGAATAAGATCATGATCCAGCGAATCCATGGGGACGCTGGCGACACAGTGGTTGTCGAGGACTTTCTTATTGGTGAGGAAGTTTCGATTCATGCCATCTGCGATGGTCGACACGCGACTCTTTTCCCACCTTCGAAAGACTATAAAACGATCAACGAAGGCGGCTGTGGCGAAAACACCGGCGGCATGGGTAGCGTTACCCCAGTTCCTGGGTTTAAGTACAACGATCTCGAGCCCATTTGCTCAAGCATTGTTGGGCCGGCTCTAAAGGCTCTGGCCGACCTGGGAGCGCCTTTTGTGGGCTGTCTTTACCCCGGTCTAATGATCACTGAGGACGGCATCAAAACCTTGGAGTGTAACGCCCGGCCCGGTGATCCAGAGACGCAGGCCTACGTTCGATCGTACAACGGCGACCTCTTTGACCTGTTCGACTCGGCGGTCGAGGGTGGGGTTGAGTCCTTTGCGACGAGCTGGCGACGTGGCTACGCGGTTTGCGTCGTTATCGCGTCGGGCGGCTATCCCGATCCTTCCTGTCAGACGGGTTTTGAGATCCGTGGCATTGAGGATGCGGAAAAAGTCCCCGGTGTCGTGGTTTTCCACGCTGGCACCAGGCGCGACGACTGCCTGCGCACCGCTGGAGGGCGTGTCTTAGGCGTTACGGCCGTTGGCGACACACTGCCGGAAGCCCTGGAAAATGCATATAAAGGAGTGGCAAAGATAAGTTTCGAAGGTATGCACTACCGTCGCGACATCGGAGCTGATCTCCTACTAAGGTCCTAG
- a CDS encoding DUF378 domain-containing protein, which produces MKMSGMDWIVWILLFVGGLNWGLVGAFDFNLVDSIFGAGSAIGRIIYVLVGLAAIWSLFGMFMKGNGSSSGMNQ; this is translated from the coding sequence ATGAAAATGAGCGGAATGGACTGGATTGTTTGGATACTCCTCTTTGTCGGCGGCCTTAACTGGGGTCTCGTTGGCGCTTTTGATTTTAACCTTGTTGACTCTATTTTCGGCGCAGGATCGGCTATCGGCCGTATAATCTACGTACTCGTAGGCTTAGCAGCCATCTGGAGCCTTTTTGGAATGTTTATGAAAGGCAACGGTTCCTCAAGTGGAATGAACCAGTAG
- a CDS encoding Glu/Leu/Phe/Val dehydrogenase — protein sequence MITKDEFGPEYVIEVSDPNTGMVGFLVIDNTAMGPGKGGIRMTPSVTPEEVFRLARTMTWKNALVDLPFGGAKGGIVWAGGDKKKKAIVQSFARALKTLFINKYIAGPDVSSGEDEMKWIAEAIGEFKAATGKPKDYCEDGHCGLPHELGSTGFGVAHSTLELLKHKSIDPKDVTIAIEGFGNVGTFAFQHLSEAGVKIVAISDSRGTAYDKNGLDLDKVWAAKNDRGSVRYTAGAEEMETEALLTLDVDVLITAAVTDVINKENKDEVKAKMIVEGSNIPMTEAIEKELIDRGVLVVPDFVANSGGVISSYCEHVGMKPEEMFKIVEEKITTTTRAVLSRADKDKKSLREVANVLAREKVIAAMQKRKSAF from the coding sequence ATGATTACCAAAGATGAATTCGGTCCTGAATACGTGATTGAAGTTTCCGACCCCAACACTGGGATGGTAGGATTTTTAGTGATAGATAACACTGCAATGGGGCCGGGCAAGGGCGGCATTAGGATGACCCCAAGTGTTACTCCCGAGGAAGTTTTCCGTCTTGCTCGTACAATGACCTGGAAAAATGCCTTAGTCGATCTGCCGTTTGGTGGCGCCAAAGGCGGCATTGTTTGGGCGGGCGGCGACAAAAAGAAAAAGGCAATCGTACAATCCTTCGCTAGAGCACTAAAAACACTATTCATCAACAAATATATCGCCGGTCCCGATGTTTCTAGCGGTGAGGACGAGATGAAATGGATTGCTGAAGCAATTGGCGAATTTAAGGCCGCTACCGGCAAACCTAAAGATTACTGCGAGGATGGGCATTGCGGCCTGCCGCATGAACTTGGCTCAACTGGCTTTGGCGTGGCGCATTCAACTCTGGAACTTCTCAAGCATAAATCGATCGATCCAAAGGATGTAACTATCGCCATTGAAGGTTTTGGAAACGTCGGCACTTTTGCTTTTCAGCATTTAAGCGAAGCTGGGGTGAAGATAGTCGCTATTTCTGATTCAAGGGGTACGGCCTACGACAAAAACGGCCTCGATCTCGATAAAGTTTGGGCGGCCAAAAACGATCGTGGCTCGGTGCGTTATACAGCAGGTGCCGAAGAAATGGAGACCGAAGCGCTCTTGACGCTTGATGTTGACGTCTTGATAACTGCAGCCGTCACGGACGTCATTAACAAAGAAAATAAGGACGAAGTTAAGGCCAAAATGATTGTCGAGGGCTCAAATATCCCGATGACCGAGGCGATAGAAAAAGAGCTTATCGACAGAGGCGTCTTAGTCGTTCCTGACTTTGTCGCAAACTCCGGCGGCGTCATCTCGTCGTATTGTGAGCACGTTGGCATGAAGCCAGAAGAAATGTTCAAAATCGTCGAGGAAAAAATCACCACAACTACACGCGCTGTATTATCTCGCGCTGATAAGGATAAAAAGAGCTTGCGCGAGGTTGCAAATGTGTTGGCGAGGGAAAAAGTTATCGCGGCGATGCAGAAACGCAAGTCTGCTTTCTAA
- a CDS encoding threonylcarbamoyl-AMP synthase: MFVRKIDVNLPDQSVIEYAAKLIDGGGVVVFPSDSCYGLAADATNRSAVERLYKIKQRPFDKQISCIFRDLEQIEQWTVVGKSQRKTLERNLPGPFTFVLQARVGCPLEGETVGVRIPDNSITRALAHTLGKPYTATSANISGEEVTYDLDEIFRNFERQIYQPDLILDAGKLPQYPTSAVVDIRKNRPVIIREGVAKVR, from the coding sequence ATGTTTGTGCGCAAAATTGACGTTAATTTGCCAGATCAAAGCGTCATTGAGTACGCCGCCAAGTTGATTGATGGCGGCGGCGTTGTGGTTTTCCCAAGCGATTCCTGTTACGGACTGGCCGCTGACGCCACTAACAGATCGGCAGTCGAACGCCTCTACAAGATTAAGCAGCGCCCGTTCGATAAACAAATTAGCTGCATATTCCGTGATCTCGAACAGATTGAGCAGTGGACTGTCGTAGGTAAATCCCAACGAAAAACCCTGGAACGAAACTTACCTGGCCCATTCACCTTCGTCTTGCAGGCCAGAGTGGGCTGTCCGCTAGAAGGGGAGACTGTCGGTGTCAGAATTCCCGATAATTCCATTACCAGGGCCTTAGCGCACACCTTAGGCAAACCGTATACGGCGACGAGCGCGAACATAAGTGGGGAAGAGGTGACCTACGACCTTGACGAGATATTTCGTAATTTTGAGCGACAGATATATCAACCTGACCTTATCCTAGACGCTGGCAAGTTGCCACAATACCCGACTTCAGCAGTAGTCGATATCCGTAAAAACCGCCCGGTCATCATTCGTGAAGGCGTCGCAAAAGTCAGGTAA